Proteins encoded by one window of Mus musculus strain C57BL/6J chromosome 10, GRCm38.p6 C57BL/6J:
- the Lyz1 gene encoding lysozyme C-1 precursor: MKALLTLGLLLLSVTAQAKVYNRCELARILKRNGMDGYRGVKLADWVCLAQHESNYNTRATNYNRGDRSTDYGIFQINSRYWCNDGKTPRSKNACGINCSALLQDDITAAIQCAKRVVRDPQGIRAWVAWRTQCQNRDLSQYIRNCGV; this comes from the exons ATGAAGGCTCTCCTGACTCTGGGACTCCTCCTGCTTTCTGTCACTGCCCAGGCCAAGGTCTACAATCGTTGTGAGTTGGCCAGAATTCTGAAAAGGAATGGAATGGATGGCTACCGTGGTGTCAAGCTGGCTGACT GGGTGTGTTTAGCTCAGCATGAGAGCAATTATAACACACGAGCTACAAACTACAACCGTGGAGACCGAAGCACCGACTATGGGATATTTCAGATCAATAGCCGATACTGGTGTAATGATGGCAAAACCCCAAGATCTAAGAATGCCTGTGGGATCAATTGCAGTG CTCTGCTGCAGGATGACATCACTGCAGCCATACAATGTGCAAAGAGGGTGGTGAGAGATCCCCAAGGCATTCGAGCATG GGTGGCATGGCGAACACAATGTCAAAACCGAGATCTGTCCCAGTATATTCGGAACTGCGGAGTCTGA
- the Lyz2 gene encoding lysozyme C-2 precursor, with protein MKTLLTLGLLLLSVTAQAKVYERCEFARTLKRNGMAGYYGVSLADWVCLAQHESNYNTRATNYNRGDQSTDYGIFQINSRYWCNDGKTPRAVNACGINCSALLQDDITAAIQCAKRVVRDPQGIRAWVAWRAHCQNRDLSQYIRNCGV; from the exons ATGAAGACTCTCCTGACTCTGGGACTCCTCCTGCTTTCTGTCACTGCTCAGGCCAAGGTCTATGAACGTTGTGAGTTTGCCAGAACTCTGAAAAGGAATGGAATGGCTGGCTACTATGGAGTCAGCCTGGCCGACT gGGTGTGTTTAGCTCAGCACGAGAGCAATTATAACACACGAGCTACAAACTACAACCGTGGAGACCAAAGCACTGACTATGGGATATTTCAGATCAATAGCCGATACTGGTGTAATGATGGCAAAACCCCAAGAGCTGTGAATGCCTGTGGGATCAATTGCAGTG CTCTGCTGCAGGATGACATCACTGCAGCCATACAATGTGCAAAGAGGGTGGTGAGAGATCCCCAAGGCATTCGAGCATG GGTGGCATGGCGAGCACACTGTCAAAACCGAGATCTGTCCCAGTATATTCGGAACTGCGGAGTCTGA